Genomic window (Candidatus Vicinibacter proximus):
TATATTTATCGAATGAGAAATTCAGCCCGGCCTTTTTCATTTTAGCTAAACCTGATTTAAAAAGCGTTTAGAACAAAATACAGTTTGAGCTCGCTTGCTGCTAAGCTAAAATATTTGTGACAGTAAGGCCAGGAGCTATTATGACTGTTTAAGGTGACTGACCGATTTCCGCAATGCGGAATGAAGCACGACAGTGCTTCAAGGGAAAGAACCCTGCCTGACTGCGTCGGCAGGCAGGCGCGAAAGCGGCTAGTAAGAGAATGAGAAATGACTGAACGATCTCTGCTGTAAGCAGAGTATCGTGCGACAGCACGATAAGTGAAGGAACCGCGAAAGCTGAAATTTTTTGACTTGGAATAGAAATTCTAATGCATAGAATGGGTTTATCAAGACAAAAAAGAACAATGATAATAAGATGGAATTTAGGACAACTTTAAAATCCAATAGGCAACAATTTGTTGTAGTCCTTTATTGTAAATTGTTTAAGAAAGTGACTTGTACAAGCAAGTCATTTTCTTTTAGTGAATGTAGGGAAAAAATATTCGGTCAGCCCTTCCAAAAAAAATATACCACAACAGATAACTCTGTTCATTGTGTTGAAACATCCCATTTAGCATATCTAAACACTAATTAATTATAATTTTTTTCAAATAATCTCGATTATTTAACCTAACTTGTATAAAATAAATTCCAGCTGGAATATCTGACACATCATAATAATTATTATAATTTTTTTGATACTCCTTGACAATAGTGCCCATTAAATCAAGTAATCGCACGTATAGGTAAGAATGAAGATCTGAACCTATTTTAAAATAATTATAAACTGGGTTTGGGTAAATTGAAATTTCGACATTCAAATTATTACTAGAACTTGATAAAAGTGTATCACATGAAGATTTCGTTTTTACTAATAGATTATAATTTGGCGGAGCAGGCAAATTGCCAAACATAAAAGCAGGTAGTTCAATTTGCCTTAAATGGAAATTGCAATTCAATCCTTTTTCATTAGGATTGTTTACCACATGAAGATATATACTACTGCTTCTACACGATACATAGATCTTTCCATCTGTCGCAAGAGATAATTGATTAAATGAGGTAGTTAACCTATTCTCAAATAAGTAACCATCCCATTCACCAATTATAGTCTCGCTACTCTGGATATCTTTTGCATGCAAATCGTATTGCCAGATAATAGAATCAGAGTTTAAATATAAAAATTGACTATTCGGACTTACAACCACATAACAATAATCCTTAAATAAAGCATTTTTATTAATAACAATTCTTGGATTTGAAAGAATTCCAAGACACCTGTCAAAGTCAAATATTTGAATTTGATAACCTCTTAAATATTTGATAAACATCTCTCCATCCGGTGTAAAGATACTATTTCCAGTCCAATCAAAACTGTCTGCAGGAACGCCAATTTTTTGATTAGCGTAAAGCCTTATTCCAGATGTATCCAATAAATAAACTCTATGGTTGTTACTCAGATAATCCTCTATTATAATCCACCAATCTCTTCCATTTGCATGTTTTGTTAATGCCATATGAGATTGGACAAAATCACCCTGTGTAATAATGCTATCTTTAATTGAAACTAAATTTTCTTTGGAAATCCTGTCAAATTCTATTCTTGAAAATTTGAATACAGGAGCAAAGAAATACCTTTGAATAAAATCAGGATGATAATTAATTGTAAAATGAATTAATGCGGTTTGAATATCCTCTTTCCCTGGCATTGGAATAAAATAATGATTATACTCAGCCGGATATCCACCAACATAGTCGCGCCAAACACGTCCGTAATTTATACTATCTCCATTTGAAATGACTTTTTGCTTATTATCATAAATTCTAAAACCATCAGTAAAATATCTCAATGTTCCATTTT
Coding sequences:
- a CDS encoding T9SS type A sorting domain-containing protein; this encodes MKRYYFKYCIYICIFYGFCDSTNHALVAQDYYGAAWIVGYSNDSTFLPKYGKTEINFSSGNINVEYKFGEKLPELGYTNASIGNKNGTLRYFTDGFRIYDNKQKVISNGDSINYGRVWRDYVGGYPAEYNHYFIPMPGKEDIQTALIHFTINYHPDFIQRYFFAPVFKFSRIEFDRISKENLVSIKDSIITQGDFVQSHMALTKHANGRDWWIIIEDYLSNNHRVYLLDTSGIRLYANQKIGVPADSFDWTGNSIFTPDGEMFIKYLRGYQIQIFDFDRCLGILSNPRIVINKNALFKDYCYVVVSPNSQFLYLNSDSIIWQYDLHAKDIQSSETIIGEWDGYLFENRLTTSFNQLSLATDGKIYVSCRSSSIYLHVVNNPNEKGLNCNFHLRQIELPAFMFGNLPAPPNYNLLVKTKSSCDTLLSSSSNNLNVEISIYPNPVYNYFKIGSDLHSYLYVRLLDLMGTIVKEYQKNYNNYYDVSDIPAGIYFIQVRLNNRDYLKKIIIN